One window of Gallus gallus isolate bGalGal1 chromosome 37 unlocalized genomic scaffold, bGalGal1.mat.broiler.GRCg7b 37_unloc3, whole genome shotgun sequence genomic DNA carries:
- the LOC121108769 gene encoding uncharacterized protein LOC121108769 isoform X1, producing the protein MSSGMAGANKEQPAGTRRNRMSFCEDGPAARRASIPTCTDTEERVAVWDAVAAYVQEHLLVQKGVWIPTFGSFDTISRDIRTEDGTVTLRWPVFHLSGNLIAVHHLKPRRESLPAHRKLEPLKSSEVAAAASVTWQTAQACIQSTVSLLSGCLKNGENVAVVFKDIGVLHIDGMTFHMKFYYDFLDKLSGKEKFRKALLKVSCSFLPPAPGQLLAPCKCCGAVSPPCLGLLVRPVPQPSQGHPTSSLFLPCRPPGCWTWWCPERHRWPPWHSLAASSSFPMRFAGKPTFIKRLSSDSLDGGKLRRIRSLLRKESSTSSLLPAIPGVPEEQKQPLTCQLQGQAETDSQEDLGRAPGTKHVSFREEEREAEKAHRVAAVLKLPKVNESFSNDSRPSSRAQSSPSQASQGTPSRLPLLACDSVRLLRRRAKKSRQKEPEEMEASTSQAEASQPQESSADRAGLLPPIHEETQSPQRQPPNTKAPPRRKGTPYPR; encoded by the exons atgagctccggcATGGCTGGCGCCAACAAGGAGCAACCCGCTGGCACGAGGCGGAACAGGATGAGCTTCTGCGAGGATGGCCCCGCAGCGAGGCGTGCCTCCATACCCACCTGCACCGACACCGAAG agcgagttgccgtctgggatgcggtggccgcCTACGTACAagagcacctcctggtgcagaag GGGGTCTGGATTCCCACCTTCGGAtcctttgacaccatctccaGAGACATCAGGACTGAGGACGGGACCGTGACTCTGCGGTGGCCCGTCTTTCACTTGTCTGGAAACCTCATAGCCGTGCACCACCTCAAGCCCCGCAGGGAGTCCCTGCCAG cccataggAAGCTGGAGCCGCTCAAGAGCAGCGAGGTGGCCgcagctgcctctgtgacctggcagacAGCGCAGGCTtgcatccaaagcaccgtgtccctgctctctggctgcctgAAGAATGGGGAGAACGTTGCCGTTGTCTTCAAGGACATTGGAGTGCTCCACATCGATGGAATGACCTTCCACATGAAATTCTATTACGACTTCCTTGACAAGCTGTCAGGGAAAGAGAAGTTCAGGAAAGCTCTTCTCAAGGTGAGCTGTAGCTTTCTACCACCagcacctggccagctgctcgcGCCGTGCAAGTGCTGCGGTGCCGTCAGccctccctgccttgggctccttGTGCGCCCAGTGCCTCAGCCGTCACAAGGACATcccacatcctccctgttcctcccctgcaggccccctggctgctggacatgGTGGTGTCCCGAGCGGCACCGGTGGCCTCCCTGGCACTCTCTGGCTGCCTCGTCGTCTTTCCCAA TGAGATTTGCTGGCAAGCCAACCTTCATCAAACGCTTGAGCTCGGACAGTCTAGATGGAGGAAAACTCCGAAGGATAAGGAGCTTACTGCGCAAGGAGAGCTCTAcgtccag tctgctgccagccatccctggagtgcctgaagaacaaaagcagccgctgacctgccagctgcagggccaggcagaaACAGACAGCCAAGAAGACCTGGGCCGAGCCCCGGGAACCAAACACGTGAGCTTCCGTGAGGAAGAACGGGAAGCGGAAAAAGCCCATCGTGTGGCTGCGGTGCTGAAGTTGCCCAAAGTCAACGAATCTTTCAGCAACGATTCCAGACCTTCCTCAAGGGCTCAGTCCAGCCCGTCGCAGGCATCGCAAGGCACTCCATCCCGGCTGCCACTTCTGGCATGCGACTCAGTCAGACTTCTCAGGCGCAGGGCTaagaagagcaggcagaaagaacCTGAGGAGATGGAAGCATCAACATCTCAGGCTGAGGCCAGCCAGCCGCAGGAGTCCTCTGCCGACAGAGCTGGATTGCTGCCACCAATACATGAAGAAACACAGTCTCCACAGCGTCAGCCTCCAAACACCAAAGCCCCACCGCGCAGGAAGGGCACACCCTACCCACGCTGA
- the LOC124417573 gene encoding basic proline-rich protein-like isoform X4, which translates to MVSGSSVPPPVASPRMRAAPRRKRGRTGAVLRTAAPEGCGRTAPCRGEEPSAARIPPPSPPLPSPPHPSPPLGRGMRGFGTAEGLGAPTAAALLPASGPGPPEPPALLPVPPGAEEPGSGTAARLAALQLSWEVEDVAVKEEAQLFVQQQSSFLIAVALLHSPHP; encoded by the exons atggtcagcggcagctccgtcccGCCCCCGGTGGCATCTCCCCGGATGCGGGCAGCACCGAGACGGAAGCGCGGCAGGACGGGAgcggtgctgaggacagcggCGCCGGAGGGGTGCGGGAGAACGGCTCCATGCCGGGGAGAGGAACCGAGCGCGGCCCGAATCCCCCCGCCgtcccctccgctcccctcccctccgcaCCCCTCCCCTCCGCTCGGCCGTGGGATGCGGGGATTTGGGACGGCTGAAGGACTCGGGGCCCCCACCGCCGCAGCGCTGCTGCCCGCAtccgggccgggcccccccgagcctccagcgctgctcccggtgccccccggggctgag gagccgggcagcggtactgcagctcgtctggcagctttgcagctgagtTGGGAAGTAGAAGATGTGGCTGTGAAAGAAGAA GCACAGCTCTtcgtgcagcagcaaagctccttcctgattgctgtggcGTTACTTCACTCTCCTCA TCCCTGA
- the LOC124417573 gene encoding basic proline-rich protein-like isoform X1 produces MVSGSSVPPPVASPRMRAAPRRKRGRTGAVLRTAAPEGCGRTAPCRGEEPSAARIPPPSPPLPSPPHPSPPLGRGMRGFGTAEGLGAPTAAALLPASGPGPPEPPALLPVPPGAEAGAGQRYCSSSGSFAAELGSRRCGCERRSTALRAAAKLLPDCCGVTSLSSSLTGPPSPSQDPHSPLMRNLAAIHISGWASSCAPMPSLKTGE; encoded by the exons atggtcagcggcagctccgtcccGCCCCCGGTGGCATCTCCCCGGATGCGGGCAGCACCGAGACGGAAGCGCGGCAGGACGGGAgcggtgctgaggacagcggCGCCGGAGGGGTGCGGGAGAACGGCTCCATGCCGGGGAGAGGAACCGAGCGCGGCCCGAATCCCCCCGCCgtcccctccgctcccctcccctccgcaCCCCTCCCCTCCGCTCGGCCGTGGGATGCGGGGATTTGGGACGGCTGAAGGACTCGGGGCCCCCACCGCCGCAGCGCTGCTGCCCGCAtccgggccgggcccccccgagcctccagcgctgctcccggtgccccccggggctgag gcaggagccgggcagcggtactgcagctcgtctggcagctttgcagctgagtTGGGAAGTAGAAGATGTGGCTGTGAAAGAAGAA GCACAGCTCTtcgtgcagcagcaaagctccttcctgattgctgtggcGTTACTTCACTCTCCTCA TCCCTGACAGGacccccatcaccatcccaggacccccatagcccACTGATGAGGAACCTCGCAGCAATCCACATCTCAGGATGggcctccagctgtgccccaaTGCCTTCATTAAAGACAGGAGAATGA
- the LOC124417573 gene encoding basic proline-rich protein-like isoform X2: MVSGSSVPPPVASPRMRAAPRRKRGRTGAVLRTAAPEGCGRTAPCRGEEPSAARIPPPSPPLPSPPHPSPPLGRGMRGFGTAEGLGAPTAAALLPASGPGPPEPPALLPVPPGAEEPGSGTAARLAALQLSWEVEDVAVKEESLTGPPSPSQDPHSPLMRNLAAIHISGWASSCAPMPSLKTGE, translated from the exons atggtcagcggcagctccgtcccGCCCCCGGTGGCATCTCCCCGGATGCGGGCAGCACCGAGACGGAAGCGCGGCAGGACGGGAgcggtgctgaggacagcggCGCCGGAGGGGTGCGGGAGAACGGCTCCATGCCGGGGAGAGGAACCGAGCGCGGCCCGAATCCCCCCGCCgtcccctccgctcccctcccctccgcaCCCCTCCCCTCCGCTCGGCCGTGGGATGCGGGGATTTGGGACGGCTGAAGGACTCGGGGCCCCCACCGCCGCAGCGCTGCTGCCCGCAtccgggccgggcccccccgagcctccagcgctgctcccggtgccccccggggctgag gagccgggcagcggtactgcagctcgtctggcagctttgcagctgagtTGGGAAGTAGAAGATGTGGCTGTGAAAGAAGAA TCCCTGACAGGacccccatcaccatcccaggacccccatagcccACTGATGAGGAACCTCGCAGCAATCCACATCTCAGGATGggcctccagctgtgccccaaTGCCTTCATTAAAGACAGGAGAATGA
- the LOC124417573 gene encoding basic proline-rich protein-like isoform X6, with the protein MVSGSSVPPPVASPRMRAAPRRKRGRTGAVLRTAAPEGCGRTAPCRGEEPSAARIPPPSPPLPSPPHPSPPLGRGMRGFGTAEGLGAPTAAALLPASGPGPPEPPALLPVPPGAEAGAGQRYCSSSGSFAAELGSRRCGCERRIPDRTPITIPGPP; encoded by the exons atggtcagcggcagctccgtcccGCCCCCGGTGGCATCTCCCCGGATGCGGGCAGCACCGAGACGGAAGCGCGGCAGGACGGGAgcggtgctgaggacagcggCGCCGGAGGGGTGCGGGAGAACGGCTCCATGCCGGGGAGAGGAACCGAGCGCGGCCCGAATCCCCCCGCCgtcccctccgctcccctcccctccgcaCCCCTCCCCTCCGCTCGGCCGTGGGATGCGGGGATTTGGGACGGCTGAAGGACTCGGGGCCCCCACCGCCGCAGCGCTGCTGCCCGCAtccgggccgggcccccccgagcctccagcgctgctcccggtgccccccggggctgag gcaggagccgggcagcggtactgcagctcgtctggcagctttgcagctgagtTGGGAAGTAGAAGATGTGGCTGTGAAAGAAGAA TCCCTGACAGGacccccatcaccatcccaggacccccatag
- the LOC121108769 gene encoding coiled-coil domain-containing protein 81-like isoform X2: protein MSSGMAGANKEQPAGTRRNRMSFCEDGPAARRASIPTCTDTEERVAVWDAVAAYVQEHLLVQKGVWIPTFGSFDTISRDIRTEDGTVTLRWPVFHLSGNLIAVHHLKPRRESLPAHRKLEPLKSSEVAAAASVTWQTAQACIQSTVSLLSGCLKNGENVAVVFKDIGVLHIDGMTFHMKFYYDFLDKLSGKEKFRKALLKAPWLLDMVVSRAAPVASLALSGCLVVFPKFQMEFVPKPPPGICRRSSGGIPAEGKPKEEEALPPLAQGKKVRFAGKPTFIKRLSSDSLDGGKLRRIRSLLRKESSTSSLLPAIPGVPEEQKQPLTCQLQGQAETDSQEDLGRAPGTKHVSFREEEREAEKAHRVAAVLKLPKVNESFSNDSRPSSRAQSSPSQASQGTPSRLPLLACDSVRLLRRRAKKSRQKEPEEMEASTSQAEASQPQESSADRAGLLPPIHEETQSPQRQPPNTKAPPRRKGTPYPR from the exons atgagctccggcATGGCTGGCGCCAACAAGGAGCAACCCGCTGGCACGAGGCGGAACAGGATGAGCTTCTGCGAGGATGGCCCCGCAGCGAGGCGTGCCTCCATACCCACCTGCACCGACACCGAAG agcgagttgccgtctgggatgcggtggccgcCTACGTACAagagcacctcctggtgcagaag GGGGTCTGGATTCCCACCTTCGGAtcctttgacaccatctccaGAGACATCAGGACTGAGGACGGGACCGTGACTCTGCGGTGGCCCGTCTTTCACTTGTCTGGAAACCTCATAGCCGTGCACCACCTCAAGCCCCGCAGGGAGTCCCTGCCAG cccataggAAGCTGGAGCCGCTCAAGAGCAGCGAGGTGGCCgcagctgcctctgtgacctggcagacAGCGCAGGCTtgcatccaaagcaccgtgtccctgctctctggctgcctgAAGAATGGGGAGAACGTTGCCGTTGTCTTCAAGGACATTGGAGTGCTCCACATCGATGGAATGACCTTCCACATGAAATTCTATTACGACTTCCTTGACAAGCTGTCAGGGAAAGAGAAGTTCAGGAAAGCTCTTCTCAAG gccccctggctgctggacatgGTGGTGTCCCGAGCGGCACCGGTGGCCTCCCTGGCACTCTCTGGCTGCCTCGTCGTCTTTCCCAA GTTTCAAATGGAGTTTGTCCCCAAACCACCACCTGGGATATGCCGCAGGTCCTCAGGAGGCATCCCTGCGGAGGGGAAAccaaaggaagaggaggctttgccacctctcgcccagggcaagaaag TGAGATTTGCTGGCAAGCCAACCTTCATCAAACGCTTGAGCTCGGACAGTCTAGATGGAGGAAAACTCCGAAGGATAAGGAGCTTACTGCGCAAGGAGAGCTCTAcgtccag tctgctgccagccatccctggagtgcctgaagaacaaaagcagccgctgacctgccagctgcagggccaggcagaaACAGACAGCCAAGAAGACCTGGGCCGAGCCCCGGGAACCAAACACGTGAGCTTCCGTGAGGAAGAACGGGAAGCGGAAAAAGCCCATCGTGTGGCTGCGGTGCTGAAGTTGCCCAAAGTCAACGAATCTTTCAGCAACGATTCCAGACCTTCCTCAAGGGCTCAGTCCAGCCCGTCGCAGGCATCGCAAGGCACTCCATCCCGGCTGCCACTTCTGGCATGCGACTCAGTCAGACTTCTCAGGCGCAGGGCTaagaagagcaggcagaaagaacCTGAGGAGATGGAAGCATCAACATCTCAGGCTGAGGCCAGCCAGCCGCAGGAGTCCTCTGCCGACAGAGCTGGATTGCTGCCACCAATACATGAAGAAACACAGTCTCCACAGCGTCAGCCTCCAAACACCAAAGCCCCACCGCGCAGGAAGGGCACACCCTACCCACGCTGA
- the LOC124417573 gene encoding uncharacterized protein LOC124417573 isoform X5, whose translation MVSGSSVPPPVASPRMRAAPRRKRGRTGAVLRTAAPEGQEPGSGTAARLAALQLSWEVEDVAVKEEAQLFVQQQSSFLIAVALLHSPHP comes from the exons atggtcagcggcagctccgtcccGCCCCCGGTGGCATCTCCCCGGATGCGGGCAGCACCGAGACGGAAGCGCGGCAGGACGGGAgcggtgctgaggacagcggCGCCGGAGGG gcaggagccgggcagcggtactgcagctcgtctggcagctttgcagctgagtTGGGAAGTAGAAGATGTGGCTGTGAAAGAAGAA GCACAGCTCTtcgtgcagcagcaaagctccttcctgattgctgtggcGTTACTTCACTCTCCTCA TCCCTGA
- the LOC124417573 gene encoding uncharacterized protein LOC124417573 isoform X3 yields MVSGSSVPPPVASPRMRAAPRRKRGRTGAVLRTAAPEGQEPGSGTAARLAALQLSWEVEDVAVKEESLTGPPSPSQDPHSPLMRNLAAIHISGWASSCAPMPSLKTGE; encoded by the exons atggtcagcggcagctccgtcccGCCCCCGGTGGCATCTCCCCGGATGCGGGCAGCACCGAGACGGAAGCGCGGCAGGACGGGAgcggtgctgaggacagcggCGCCGGAGGG gcaggagccgggcagcggtactgcagctcgtctggcagctttgcagctgagtTGGGAAGTAGAAGATGTGGCTGTGAAAGAAGAA TCCCTGACAGGacccccatcaccatcccaggacccccatagcccACTGATGAGGAACCTCGCAGCAATCCACATCTCAGGATGggcctccagctgtgccccaaTGCCTTCATTAAAGACAGGAGAATGA